Genomic segment of Triticum aestivum cultivar Chinese Spring unplaced genomic scaffold, IWGSC CS RefSeq v2.1 scaffold254102, whole genome shotgun sequence:
TCAAAAAAATTGAGAGAGATTATGTGTCATCATGCAATTTCTTCAAAAAAAGTGTCATCATGATGCATTTGTCTTAAAAAAATTCAATCGATGCATGCACATATCTAGAATATATTTTCATAAGTGCTTGCACAATAATTTTTGCAGATATCTGAATAACATCAAGTAAATACAATGAATGCAAATATTGTTATAAATGCACGTACATTAATTATTACACATACGGTATATGCTATCTGAGAATTATATGTTATTAATAATGCCTATATATTTTACCTCCTCTACTGGTGAAAGATGTAATCTTAATTTTAATGAATAatataaggaggcattttaagcggTCAACAAATCTGAGGACAATAACATGAAGTAAATGATGGATGTGCAATGCATATATTGTGTGTGTATAAATAAAATGCCCGGCCGCACGTTTTCACAAATCACACAAGGGAAACGCGATGGAGGTGACGTTCGAGACCACGCAGGGCCGCCGATTCAACGTCGAGATTTGGTATTTCTCCACCGTGCGGAGGATCAAGGAGTACATCCTGAAGCAGGAGGGCATCCCCGTGGAGTCCCAGCGGCTCTTCTTCCAGGGCAAGGAGCTCGAGGACGACCGCGACACGGAGCACTACCCCATCGTGGAGGGATCCCACGTGCTCATCGTCCTGCCGGATGGCtctcccgccgtcgccgtcgctgacGGCCATGCCGCAGGCGCCCCCGGCGGCGCCGTTGTCCACATCGTCGCCTCCGGGCCGGCCCTCGGGCAGGGCCGCAGCGTCGCGCTCGAACTGGACGCGTCCTGCACGGTCGCCCGACTCAAGGAGATGCTCCAGGAGCGCACGGACGGGGCGGTAACGGCCACTAAGGTGAGCGTGTTCTTGGACAAGACCGAGATGGAGGATGACAAGGCGCTGGCGGAGTTCGAGCCGTCGTTGGCTGAGGGAATGAAGATGGAGGTGCGCGTGGTCGTGCGCGAGCCGCCGGCGTCGTCGCCAGCGTGCAACAACGGGAACGGGGCGGCCAAGGTTAATAACAAGCTGCAGCAGCGGATGTCGGTGGAGGTGAAGTGGGGCGCCAAGACCGCGACGGTGGAGGTGAGCGACATGGACGCCGTGAAGGAGCTGCGGGCGGAGCTGGGCAGCGCGGCGCCGCACCTCCTGCTGCCCAACGACGGCGCCTACTTCTTCATCTACAAGCAGAACGTCATGGAGGAGGAGCGCACGCTGCGCTGGCACGA
This window contains:
- the LOC123176072 gene encoding polyubiquitin-B-like, translated to MEVTFETTQGRRFNVEIWYFSTVRRIKEYILKQEGIPVESQRLFFQGKELEDDRDTEHYPIVEGSHVLIVLPDGSPAVAVADGHAAGAPGGAVVHIVASGPALGQGRSVALELDASCTVARLKEMLQERTDGAVTATKVSVFLDKTEMEDDKALAEFEPSLAEGMKMEVRVVVREPPASSPACNNGNGAAKVNNKLQQRMSVEVKWGAKTATVEVSDMDAVKELRAELGSAAPHLLLPNDGAYFFIYKQNVMEEERTLRWHDVKSGDTIEIFNGRVTGGA